The region AATGGGGATGAGACTGTCATCGGCCCATACAATAAGCTCAACTGGGATGGGAAAAATATGCGCGCTATCAGTGTGATTCTCGGGGATGATAAAAACAGCCCTGATGCCATGATGTGCATCAATATGAATCTAGCGGAATTTGAAGCGGCGAGAGATGTACTGAATTTATTCCTCAACAACCGTGCGCTAGTGCCTCAGCCAGAAAAACTATTCCACGATGACTGGCAAGAACGCGTCAATACCTACATACATAACTGGTTAGCAGAGCAACAACGCACCCTCATCGGATTATCCCGACAGGAAAAAAAGGCACTGGTATTCGCACTACACGACCATGGCGCTTTCAAAGGTAAATACATCACCACTTATGTGGCTAAAACCTTGCAGCTCAGTCGTACCACAGTATTCAATTATCTCAAACAGGTACGATCTTGACGCTATAGATCGTGAGACCACTTAGGCTCATACACAATGTCTAAACCCAACAAGAAAGGCCCAACTCGGACTGTCGATATTTTTTGTGCTAAGTGCAAAACACAACTATTTAAATATCGTAAGGGCGGTAAAGGGGCCTTAGTCAAATGCTTTAAAGAACGTATTGTCGTCGATCACACTCACACTCCTTGCATCTGCCCCAATTGTAAGCAACCATTCGCCAGAGAGGATTTAATCAGAGGAACACCTGCGTTTAAGATAATCAGCGGCAAGGTCACTGTTAAATAAAAACTTACATTCGGATCAGTTAACCTTCATCAGTCAAGTAATTTTCTGCTAACTTTTTCACGATAAAATCCAAAAAAGCGCTAATATGGGGCTTAGGATACTGCGCACTTTTATAGAGAGCAAAGATTTCTCCGCTACCATTATCCCAATGACCCACGGTCCAATTTGGTAAAATATTCACTAACTGCTTACTCTCTAGATAAGGCTTTACCATCCACTGCGATAACAGAAGTACGCCAGCGTCTTTAAGTGCTGCCGTGAGCAAAGGAGAACCCCCTTTTGACATGAAATTACCTTTTACTGCCACTTTTTGTTTAGTGTTTCCTTGGCTAAAATACCAGTGATTTACCTGTCTTTCTTGACTGATCAGCAAACAATTATGCTCATGTAGATCAGATGGCTGCGTTATTGCACTATGTTGATTTAGATAACGTGGAGATGCTGCTAATAGGGTGGGATGATTCAACAACTTTCGCGCTTTCAAACCGCTATCTTGTGGAATACCAATACGGATTGCAAGATCGACATTATCCCTATGAAGATCTACCACTTTATTCTCCAGTTCTAAGGTGATCTGCACATTGGGGTATAACTGCAAAAACTCAGGAATAATCGGTGCCAAACATAAGTTGCCGAAACTTTCAAATACTGAAATCCGTAGCATGCCCTGAGGAATATCTCGAGAACCTCTCATCTCAGCTAACAAGGTGTCAGCATCTTCTACTAATTTGCCTGACTGTTGATAAAAGTAACTCCCCTCTTCGGTCAAAATAAGCTGGCGAGTACTGCGTTTGAACAGTGTCGTCTTAAGCTGCTGCTCTAATATATCGATATTACGCGCAATGGAAGAAGGAGCCATATGTAACACTTGCGCTGCCTGAGAAAAACTTCCTGAATCAACAACCTGATAAAACACCTTAATCTTCTCTAACATTTTTACTACCCCAGTGTTTTTCAACAAACAGCTTTGCATTTTACGCTAAACTGTTGCAGTTCATGCACATATTCAGTTGTTGATATTAATTATGCACAATTAGCTCATCACAAGAAAGTCGCTTTAACCTCAATAAAGGACACAAGATGACAAACCGCATTGATATATCCCAAACACAACCTGCAGCATTAGCCGCGATGATGTCTGTTGAACACTATTTAGCTGAAACAACACTACCAACGGAGTTAAAAGAACTGATTAAAATACGTGCTTCGATGATTAATCAATGCGCTTATTGCATTCAAATACATACGGAAATGGCTTTAAAGATAGGAATACCACAACAAAAACTGTTTGCCGTATCGGCTTGGAAAGAGTCGCCTTTATTTAATTGCATTGAACGTACTGTACTTGCTCTGACAGATGAAATTACCCACGTTTCACACGCTGGACTCAGCGACTCTACTTACCAAAAAAGCCTTGAATTATTAGGTGAAGAGAAACTGACACAAGCTATGATGCAAGTGATTATGATTAATGCTTGGAATCGATTCGCAGTAGCGACGAAAATGAAACATCAAGAAGCTGATTAGGCTTATATCAGTTGGAATTTATTACATGGTGAAAAACTAAAACTGGTAATTAACTCCTAAATAACCCGAGATAAGGATAGCCAGCGTAATATTTATTTAATAATCATAAGTTTAATTACCACCCACTTCAACTGATGGTTGAATCACTATCTTGCCTCGACGACTCGATTCATTTTCTCGAACCATTAAACTTAGATTTAAGCAATACGCCAGAAATCAAAAACGCCAGTAAGCATAACTTACTGGCGTTCATATTAAAGCGGCCGTTTTATGCGGCCAGTTAACCTTGTTAGCTATCCTTACAGCTTATAACTAAAAGCCAATTTAGCATTACGCTCCTCACCTGGCATACCGCCAAGAAACATTGCCTTACTATAGTAACTTTCATTTAATAGATTATTAATATTAAGCTGTAACTTCCAACTATCCACCTGATAACTTATTGCTGAATCCATCACGGTATAACGAGGAACATACCCATCGGGGATCCCGAACCCACTCGAGTTAGTACTACGCTCATCGACATAAGTCGTCCCTAAACTGATACTCAGCGGACTTGCCAATGAGAACCACTGTGCTCCATAGGTTACCCAAGCGCTACCGGTCACATAAGGTACCCCTTTTTGACGAGTATCAAAACTGCCCTGAGTTGGATCTTTTTTATCTCTAGCATCTTGATAGACCCCGTTCACATTGATTGACCATTGCGCATTAAGATGGGCGTTTATATCCAGTTCAACACCCGAAGTTTCCTCTTCTCCATCATAAAAATATTCTATTTTTTCAGGGTCTAACTCATCTTTAACCGTATATCTCAAATTGGTTCGCGAACTCTTAAAGAACACTAAAGAGGCCAATAACTGATCGTCAAACACTTTATAACGTATGCCCAGATCATCACTCTCAGATCCAGAGTCTGGTCTGTCATCACTGCCGTCTATACTCCCTAAAATACTATAGGCCGTTCGCCCTTTAGAATGATTAATGAAAAAAGCAAGATTATCAGTCGGCATATAGGTCACACCTAGATTATAAGTCATACCGTTATCACTCGTATCTTGCTCTGGTGTTGGCTCAGCGGCACTAGCACGGTATCGAGCATCGACACCTAAGTGCTCATAACTCTGGGTGATCTCATTAAATGCCACGCCAATACGAGTCGTCAAACCATAACCAAAGTAACCCACATGTTGTACTCCAACCCCCCAAGCATTAACGGCCTTATTGTAGTTGCTGGTTAACAGTGGGTCATAATCTTCAAAGCTACCTTTACCCCAGTTTGGATAACGGATATCGTAGATATAAGGATGAGTTCCTCGATAGATAACCTCACCCTCTTTGTTCTTAATCACCTTATCGGCATCATAGATAGAATGCTGCTTCAAGCGGATGTTGCGGTCTTCAAAATTGGCATTCATTAACAACTCATTTTCAACGCCAGCAAACTCGAAATCGTATCTCAAATCAGCAAAATATTGCCATGAAGTCTCATCCGCTTCCACTTTTCGATACTCCTGACGACGAGCAGCAAATGGATGTAAAATTCCATTTTCGACAAGCGGTGCTCGAGGCTCCTCATTGACAATACTGCTCCCCTTAGACGTGCGCTTCCAATAAACATAGTTATAAGCACCGGTTTGACGAGCAAAACCTGAAGTATAATCCCGATATTGTAGTTGCTGATTTAAAAATAAATTATCATTAAAGTAGATATTATGGATCAGCTTAAATCTGAGCTCTTCACCTTCATTATCTTTTGCGATTGGTGAAATAATACCAGCTTTACCAAAAGCATAAGGGCTCAGTCCATCATCCGCAGCAAGAGAATCAGCCAATTGCCGTCGTTGAGCATCACTGAGTTTTATACCATTGCCTTTGGGATCATTAACCAGATCTTGCCAACCCACCTGTTCTGCAGTTTTACCTGCTACCGATGCGGCATTATAAATTCTAATAGGGTGACCGATAGAGTCAACGGCAATAGAGTCTTTAATATAATAAGCCGATAGCATCAAATCTTGGCTATCGTCGATAACATATTTAAGTGAAGTATAAACTTCATCTCTGTCGGTACCTATTTCTCGGTATCCATCGCTACGGGCAGTTTTTGCCACAACACGATAAGCTAAGTTATCAGTCACTCCACCAGTACTGTCTATCGATAGAGCAGAAGTATTCCATTGACCCAGTTCAATACCTATCTCATTTTTCGACTCAAATTCTGGCTTCTTCTCGATAAGGTTAATCACACCACCAGCACTGCCCATTCCATATAGACCTGTTGCAGGTCCCTTAAGGACTTCTATTGATTCAACATTAGTGAGTGAACGAGTTGGATTAAAGGTATTGCCTAGTCCTGCGCCACCATACATACCATCAAAAGTATAATTGGCCCCTAGACCACGGATCACTAAGTTATCACCAATACCATAGTTATTACCCGCTTGAGTCACACCACTGATATTACGAACCAGATCTTGAAGACTATCGGCCCCCTGCGACTGAATCAACTCTTGATCGACAATCACCACTGCCGCAGGAGTTTCCATCAAAGTCATGTCAGATTTGGTCGCAAGACCTGAATTCATGACCACTTGGTTTTGTCTTCCGTAAACAGTAATACGCTCTACATCTGTGTTTTTCAGCTCTTTAGCTTGTAAGTGTTGTTGCTCAGAAACGTTATTTGTCACCATATCAGCAGCAAGCAGACTCCCAGACAACAAACTAGATGCACAAGCGGCAGCAAGTAGAGAAAAACGAAATTGTAACATTAGTTAATATCCCCCATAAGTATTATCTGAAGATGATAACGATTATCATTATTGATGCAATAGGTGTTTCACTAATTGGTATAAAGTTGAGCGATAAGTTAGCTTTTACTGGATTTTCTTACAAAGTAAACCGTAATTGATACGAACTAATGGGGGACAAGAAGAATACACATACATAAAAAGCACTAAAATAGCCTCAAGCATAGCGCTCAAAAAAACTAAAATTGATAATTAACCCCTAAATAAACATTAGACAGTTCTGACTCTAATACATTATTAATAGTACTATTTTCTAACTCTGCTAGAATTTTCTCATAAGCAAGACGAACATTAACATGAGTCGTCACTGCAAAATTAAACCCAACTCCCCACATCCAACCGGAAGCTGAATAATCATCTTGATCGGACTCAACTTGGGTTTTAGCAACCCCAACCTTAATAAACATAGAGTAAGAAGGGTTGAAAAAATGATTAAGTTTGGCCGCAAAGGTTGCGGCTTTCGCCTTTAGATTACTCTCTTCACCTAAATCCGTCGTCGTAAAAAAGGTGCTTTCAAACGACAAGTCTTTACCAAAGCTGTAACCTGCATAACCACCAAAACTGCTTGCCGATTCATTAGCATCGTTTAAACTTAATTCACTGTAACCTGCCATTCCACCCATGTAGTATCCCTGAATATCAGGGGCTGCTGTGGCTGATGTGGATAACAATAATATAAAAAAAATCCCACTCAGTAAGCGTAATTTTTTCATATTCTCTCCCCTGAAAGCATAATCTCTGGTTTTCACCGCTTTATCTAGGATTAGCCTAGCAGAAAATACATTGATAACAACTTACTAGCACACATAATCTGGTTTAAATTAAAATATTGTTAGGCACGTTCTAATTGCTGAATATATGGAGACACTATCGACATGCTATGAACCACAGTCGATTCTTTTTCACCCACTGGAGCCACATAGTGGATTGCAGATTCAGCAGACCCTTTACCCGCTAATTTAGCAATAATCCACGTGGCTAAATATTGAGATGCCATACAGCCACCAGAAGTTGCAATGTTATTTTTTGCGAAAAATGGCTGATTTAACACCTCGACTCCGGCATCAATGACCCATGGCTTGGTTGTTAAATCGGTGCAAGCCGGTAAACCATCTAAAATCCCCAACACTGACAAGAGTAGTGCGCCAGAACATTGCGCACACACCAATTGATTAGATGGGTCCAAATTAAGCCTACTCAATATGCTCTTATCTTTAACTATGTTACGGGTATATACCCAAGCCACTTCAAGGTGCTCGTTTCAGAGCCCCCATAGGATGGCTGAATAAGGCAGTGATTGAGAGAATGGTTGTTCCCTTGTTGATAACACTAACGCAGTGCAGGTATTCTATGGGAACTCCCACAGGGCATGGCGAGAAGCAACATATTTATTCGTTATGAAATATTGAATTAGAATAACTAGTCCATCAATTTCATGCCTTAAACTCTGTCACTTCTCGACATGCTGAATCCTGCATCTTAAGGTAGCTTGGGTATACACTACCAACCAACACTGCATCAGCGCTATTTGCAAACTCTAGAGGCTGCTGCGCTTTGACTTTTACACCATTCATTGATGTTACAAAATCAGACGGACATGTTATTTGCACATTCCATCCACTACTTTTCATTCGGTTCAATATGCCAGCAGCGATAAATGAATCGAGTTCATTAAATCCTTCAAAAGTGAGAATGGCTATATTCATAGTGTTTCCTACTGGCTAATAAGTGTTGCTGGTAAATGGGAAGTAAAATCATTTAAATGTCCGATTAAATCATGAAATTCTATATGTAAGACCTGACTCGGGTCCCTGTTAAGTTGATAATCATACACATTAGCGCGGTTACAGATAACATAAACATAAGTAACGGTGCAGCCCAGAAAGAGTTGATGGGCAATTGACTGGCTAAGGTGCCGATCATTGCCGCCATAAGTTGATGTAAAAATCCACATAATACCATTGGATGTGCACTGGCGATTGGAGCTTTGTCGTTAGCAATAGCCAAGCTTGTAGGGTAACTCATTGCTTGCCCAAATACTGCAAAGCAATAAGGTAACCACAGTAATACTTCATTGTGTAATACACCTCCCACCAGCATTAAAGTACTGCCACCGACTATGATGCAAATCCCTGCTAGCAACATAACATTATTCCCTGTTCTAACGACATTGCGATTAACAATCAGTGATCCCATAAAGTAGGCAAGACTTATCAACCAGCCGAGTTGACCATATTGGGTGAAACTCCAGCCCATTAGGTTTTGAAACAAAAATGGCCCACTAGTATTAAAGACAATAATCGTGCCATAGCCAAGACCACCGATCAGTGTAGGAAGCATAAAATCCTTACTAGTTAACAGTCGACTATAAGCTTGTAATGAAGATAATTTAGCTGCAGGTAGTGGTACTTTTATGATAGGCGTTAGGCTAATGACACCTAACAGAATGACACTTGCACCAGCCAATGAGCCAAATATAGAACGCCAGCCGAAAAGCGCGAGTAAGATTGAGCCAAAATATTGCCCAATACCTAAGGTAAAAACAAAAGCTATCGATAGCCAAGATAGTGATTTGGCTAATTGTACACCGTTAAATTGATCTTTAATCAACACACGCGCCATCACGGACATTCCGCCAGCCCCTAGCCCTTGAACCAAACGAAGCAGAATAAATAACTCAATACCGTTTACTAAACAAATACCTATGCTCGAAGCAATATAAAGTACGATGGCCACTAGAAGAATGGTTTTACGGCCATATTTCTCACTCAAACTGCCCCACACTAACATTAGAGCAGCCATACCTACTAAAAAGGTCACAAGGGCTAGAGAGGTATTTTGCTGTGTACCGTTAAGTTCCATCGATATAATTGGCACAGCTGGCAAGTACATAGTAATACCGAGTTGTGCCATAAAAACCGTTATGCAAGATATAAAAATAATGCGCATTCTTAACCTGTATTTATTTATTGAACATTGCGGATTTTTTGATCTGCCAGCTAATACCATAATAACGATAATACCCCAGTAAATTACTGCCAATAAACAGCAGTTCCATCAAGACTGCTGTTGGCGATCCTGCTAGGTAATTATGCACTAACCAAAATGAGGTCCCCACGATCATAAGTTGGCGTAACCTTTGATCGCTTTGGCAAAAAGCCGCGGTAGTTTGAAATATTGTGCCACTAAAACTTAGTACACTGAGCAAGCCAGAAAAGGTCGTTAATGTGATCATTAAGGCACAAATCAGAAAACACACCATTAGTCGCTTCGACGTGGTAAAAATGCTTAAAAAATACCGAACACTCGCCAACATCATTAAACCAGCAGCGGTCCACTGTTCAAGTAATATAAAATGGGTACAGATCAAGATACCTGATATACACAAACAACTGACAATGTGTTGTCTCTGTTTACATTGAAATGATGCGAAATCAAATAAAATCGCAATGGCAATTAACACCTGAGACCAAACAAATACAGACACTAATTTTACCCTCTATGACTGATGCATAAACTAAAAAAGCATTATGCCAAGAAGCAAAGCGAAAGGAATTAACTTAAGTTAAGCAGCAAAAATTTAACGTAACAATCGCGACTTTAACCTTGAAAGGCTAACAGGACTAATACCGATATAGCTGGCAAGTTGAATATTATTAAGTTTTTCAACCCATAAAGGCCAAAAATTGAGTAAGTGTTGATATCGCTGCTCAGGGTTTTTTAACAACAGAAATGCTTCTTTTTGCTCTTTAAACAACAACTGTCTTTTCAGTAAACTTAACTGAGCAGGGAGCCATTCAGGCAAAGCAAGTAACCCTAATGGGATTTGAACCACACAGGCTTTATCAAGGGTTTCAATTTGATATTGTGCGGGTTTATCCGTTAACCAGCTATGATAAAGAAAACAAAGTTCCCCAGCAAAGTAGAACTCCTTACAACGCTCGACTCCTTGCTTATCAAAATGGCAGGCCTTTAATATTCCTGACAAAATAAAGTAGCCATACCGTTGCTGACTATTTTGAGCTAATAAAACACGTTTTCCATTAAGCGAAAGCTTGTTCACATTTAACGTATTGACTTCAATCGTCTTAGGTAAACCCAATGTAGATAAAAAATGGGTCAAGGTTATCATGTCTTCAGGAAGTAAAGTCGTCATATATATTACTGATTATAAGAATCTTATTATTTTTATTAACAATAGGCATCTGATTTTAGCTTGATCCTAACACCGAACAAGCCTCAATGCTTCTTTTCAAAAATATTCACTTAGTATCAATAATTTTTACAGCTGAACCTTCAGTCAATATCATAGAAAAAAGGAGGGATGAATTGCAAAGAATACTCTCTTAATAGATTTTTATGATTCACTCAATCGATAAAGACCTTTTCTTTTAATCTCTATTCTCGTCTTACACTGTTTGCAGGCAAAAAGAGCCTTCGTTGTAAATAAAGAGGATAACCATGGATATAAGAATAAAAAGCTGTGTTGTACTATCGATAAGTCTGGCATTGACTGTTCAGGCTGAAACATTAACCCGTGACAATGGTGCTCCAGTAGGAGACAACCAAAACTCAATCACTGCAGGTCATAATGGCAGCGTACTTTTACAAGATGTCCAGTTAATCCAAAAATTACAACGTTTCGCTCGTGAACGTATTCCTGAGCGTGTTGTTCACGCCAGAGGCACAGGTGTTCATGGTGAATTTGTGGCCAGCGATAACCTAAGTGATCTAACCCAAGCAGCTCCATTTGCAGCGCAAGGTAAAGTGACACCTGTCTTTGTGCGTTTTTCAACGGTCATCCATTCAAAAGGCTCACCAGAAACCTTACGTGATCCACGTGGATTTGCGACACGCTTCTATTCTGATCAAGGCAATTGGGATCTCGTGGGCAATAACCTGCCAGTCTTCTTCATTCGTGATGCGATAAAATTTCCAGACATGGTGCACTCACTTAAACCTTCACCCATTACCAATATTCAAGATCCGAATCGCTACTTCGACTTCTTTAGTCATGAAGGCACGGCAACGAACATGTTAACTTGGGTGTACACAAATTTAGGCACACCTTCAAGCTACCGTAAAATGGACGGTTGGGGTGTGCATGCCTATAAGTTTATTAATGATGATAATCAAGTTAAATATGTGAAGTTTCACTGGAAAAGCCAGCAAGGTGTTGAAGGGCTAAGGCCCAATGAAGTCACCGAGATGCAAGCTAAAAACTTTAACCACTTAACCGATGATCTCTATACTCAAATTAATCAAGGTAATTTCCCTAAATGGGATCTAAAAGTCAAAGTGCTGAGCCCTGAAGATTTGAGTAAATTCGATTATAACCCACTCGATGCAACGAAAATGTGGCTCGATGTACCAGAAACCACTGTGGGCACCATGACCCTAAACCGTGTACCTGATAATTTCTTCCAAGAAACAGAACAAGTCGCATTTGCCCCTTCGAACTTAATTCCAGGTATCGAGCCTTCAGAAGACAAGTTGCTTCAAGGACGCATATTCTCCTATGCCGATACACAGCTATATCGTTTAGGTGCTAATTTATCACAGATCCCGATTAACCAAACACAGGTAAAAGTGGTTAATCACAATCAAGATGGAGCATCAAATCAAGGGCATACAGCAAGTGATATTAACTATCAGCCAAGCACACATTTAGCATTAGCCGAAGATAATCGTTATCGCTCAGTCAACACAGCTTTAACAGGAAGCGTACAGCAAAAAGTCATCCATCAACAAGATAACTTTACCCAAGCAGGGATCTTTTATCGTGGCTTAAGCAAGCAAGATAAAAGTGATCTCATCACCAACTTATCTGGTGATTTGGGACAAGTAGAAGACGGCAATGTGAAACACCAAATGTTGAGCTACTTCTACCGAGCTGATAAAGACTTCGGTAAAAGGCTGACGAAAGCGGTCGATGGCGATCTCAGTGAAGTAAAGCAAAGAGCAAAAATGTAATTTTTTACTCGGTATATTGATTAGAAAATAAGTCCTGTAAGTCGTTACTTTGCTGAGATCTAGCGAGCACCTCTTACAGGCAACCGGATCACAGGTTCATACTTAAATTAACCAAACCTATAGTTTCTGATATTAAAGGTGTTTTCAATGAAAAAATCATTCACGATTAAATCGATACTTATTACTATCAGTGTTCCTCTGGCTGTGTTTTTCACCATATTTTGTATTACTTATTATACGGCCAGTGCCTCAGTGCGAAAACAAGCACACGAAGGTGACAAAAGTGCGTATATAGAGCCCCTTACAAACACTGCAGCAAGTGTCCCTTCATCTATCTCTTTTTTGGATCAAACGCAGTTAACAAATAACAAAGATGAAGGAGCAATTAAAGCGACATTACTCAATGATTACTTTTTTGCTGCTGCCAGAACTGGCAATGTCGAAGTCATTCATTATTTTGCAGAAGCCGGATTTCCTGTTGATCAGCGTAACAGCCAAAGCTATACAGCACTGATGGTGTCAGCCTATAACGGTCAAGAACAAGCTATTGAGGCACTACTCAATCATGGCGCAAATGCATGCTTGCAGGATAAACGTGGAAATACCGCGATTATGGGGGCTGTTATCAAAGCTGAATTCGCCATTATGAAGCAACTTTACCGCCAAGACTGTGATGCTAAGTTAACCAATAAATCCGGTATGACACTGGAAGAATTCGCTCAATATTGGGGACAAAGTCAGCAGTTACAAAAGGCTAGCCTAGCGGCCAAGCAACAAATGTAGTCATAGCGCTGTGCTGATTAATTTCAGACTAATGAGCGAAAAACACTCAACTTAGAATCTGTTACTGACAAGATTGTGCATAAAGATCACTGACCCAAGCGCTATTATCGATAAAAGGGTTTCTATTTTTCTGCCACTCAAAGATGCGATTATTACGCCGACGTTCCCAATCGCTAACAGGATCTTGTTGATGCCAACGAAGAAGCATGCAGCGATCACCAAGTAAAGCTTGGCCAACTTGAGTAATACCATTAGCAATCGTTAAGTTAGGTGTACCACTACTATCATTGCCTTCATACCTGATATCCATATAGAAAACCATACGTGCGACGTCACCCTTAATGTCATCTTTGGGCTCAAAACTATCTGAATCAACATAATTACCTGGTGCTTCAGATATCTCACTGCCTCCGAGAGCAAAATCCTTATTACCTCGACTGCTGTTAACAGTCACATCTGCTGGTCGTAGATGATGCATATCGGTATAAGCATGCATGTTACTGTCAGGGAAACCATGACTTTTCGCCCACACATGTTCACGATTCCATGCATCGAGTGAATGGCTCATGCCAACACGGTTTATTTTTGGCTCAGAGCGACCTGTGTATAACAAGATCACATTGTTACTATTGGCAGGATCTTCATCGGCATAACCTAATCCGTCCCATACTTCACGGTAACTTAACTGCTTATGCCCCTTAATGATCACATTTAAACGGTCTTTTAATGCCGCGCCTGATTGGCCTATTGCATCAGCATAATAAGTGGCAAAGTCATACTCACTATGGCTTTTATCTGGGCCAGTCT is a window of Shewanella sp. VB17 DNA encoding:
- a CDS encoding Crp/Fnr family transcriptional regulator, producing MTTLLPEDMITLTHFLSTLGLPKTIEVNTLNVNKLSLNGKRVLLAQNSQQRYGYFILSGILKACHFDKQGVERCKEFYFAGELCFLYHSWLTDKPAQYQIETLDKACVVQIPLGLLALPEWLPAQLSLLKRQLLFKEQKEAFLLLKNPEQRYQHLLNFWPLWVEKLNNIQLASYIGISPVSLSRLKSRLLR
- a CDS encoding porin family protein codes for the protein MKKLRLLSGIFFILLLSTSATAAPDIQGYYMGGMAGYSELSLNDANESASSFGGYAGYSFGKDLSFESTFFTTTDLGEESNLKAKAATFAAKLNHFFNPSYSMFIKVGVAKTQVESDQDDYSASGWMWGVGFNFAVTTHVNVRLAYEKILAELENSTINNVLESELSNVYLGVNYQF
- a CDS encoding LysR family transcriptional regulator, translated to MLEKIKVFYQVVDSGSFSQAAQVLHMAPSSIARNIDILEQQLKTTLFKRSTRQLILTEEGSYFYQQSGKLVEDADTLLAEMRGSRDIPQGMLRISVFESFGNLCLAPIIPEFLQLYPNVQITLELENKVVDLHRDNVDLAIRIGIPQDSGLKARKLLNHPTLLAASPRYLNQHSAITQPSDLHEHNCLLISQERQVNHWYFSQGNTKQKVAVKGNFMSKGGSPLLTAALKDAGVLLLSQWMVKPYLESKQLVNILPNWTVGHWDNGSGEIFALYKSAQYPKPHISAFLDFIVKKLAENYLTDEG
- a CDS encoding YgjV family protein; amino-acid sequence: MSVFVWSQVLIAIAILFDFASFQCKQRQHIVSCLCISGILICTHFILLEQWTAAGLMMLASVRYFLSIFTTSKRLMVCFLICALMITLTTFSGLLSVLSFSGTIFQTTAAFCQSDQRLRQLMIVGTSFWLVHNYLAGSPTAVLMELLFIGSNLLGYYRYYGISWQIKKSAMFNK
- a CDS encoding carboxymuconolactone decarboxylase family protein, with protein sequence MTNRIDISQTQPAALAAMMSVEHYLAETTLPTELKELIKIRASMINQCAYCIQIHTEMALKIGIPQQKLFAVSAWKESPLFNCIERTVLALTDEITHVSHAGLSDSTYQKSLELLGEEKLTQAMMQVIMINAWNRFAVATKMKHQEAD
- a CDS encoding TonB-dependent siderophore receptor, encoding MLQFRFSLLAAACASSLLSGSLLAADMVTNNVSEQQHLQAKELKNTDVERITVYGRQNQVVMNSGLATKSDMTLMETPAAVVIVDQELIQSQGADSLQDLVRNISGVTQAGNNYGIGDNLVIRGLGANYTFDGMYGGAGLGNTFNPTRSLTNVESIEVLKGPATGLYGMGSAGGVINLIEKKPEFESKNEIGIELGQWNTSALSIDSTGGVTDNLAYRVVAKTARSDGYREIGTDRDEVYTSLKYVIDDSQDLMLSAYYIKDSIAVDSIGHPIRIYNAASVAGKTAEQVGWQDLVNDPKGNGIKLSDAQRRQLADSLAADDGLSPYAFGKAGIISPIAKDNEGEELRFKLIHNIYFNDNLFLNQQLQYRDYTSGFARQTGAYNYVYWKRTSKGSSIVNEEPRAPLVENGILHPFAARRQEYRKVEADETSWQYFADLRYDFEFAGVENELLMNANFEDRNIRLKQHSIYDADKVIKNKEGEVIYRGTHPYIYDIRYPNWGKGSFEDYDPLLTSNYNKAVNAWGVGVQHVGYFGYGLTTRIGVAFNEITQSYEHLGVDARYRASAAEPTPEQDTSDNGMTYNLGVTYMPTDNLAFFINHSKGRTAYSILGSIDGSDDRPDSGSESDDLGIRYKVFDDQLLASLVFFKSSRTNLRYTVKDELDPEKIEYFYDGEEETSGVELDINAHLNAQWSINVNGVYQDARDKKDPTQGSFDTRQKGVPYVTGSAWVTYGAQWFSLASPLSISLGTTYVDERSTNSSGFGIPDGYVPRYTVMDSAISYQVDSWKLQLNINNLLNESYYSKAMFLGGMPGEERNAKLAFSYKL
- a CDS encoding MFS transporter, with protein sequence MRIIFISCITVFMAQLGITMYLPAVPIISMELNGTQQNTSLALVTFLVGMAALMLVWGSLSEKYGRKTILLVAIVLYIASSIGICLVNGIELFILLRLVQGLGAGGMSVMARVLIKDQFNGVQLAKSLSWLSIAFVFTLGIGQYFGSILLALFGWRSIFGSLAGASVILLGVISLTPIIKVPLPAAKLSSLQAYSRLLTSKDFMLPTLIGGLGYGTIIVFNTSGPFLFQNLMGWSFTQYGQLGWLISLAYFMGSLIVNRNVVRTGNNVMLLAGICIIVGGSTLMLVGGVLHNEVLLWLPYCFAVFGQAMSYPTSLAIANDKAPIASAHPMVLCGFLHQLMAAMIGTLASQLPINSFWAAPLLMFMLSVTALMCMIINLTGTRVRSYI
- a CDS encoding transcriptional regulator encodes the protein MHTQEKLILSRYASIADAIAILLNGYAEIVIHSLQTCKVLYIANNLSNREIGCDSGLDEINFNGDETVIGPYNKLNWDGKNMRAISVILGDDKNSPDAMMCINMNLAEFEAARDVLNLFLNNRALVPQPEKLFHDDWQERVNTYIHNWLAEQQRTLIGLSRQEKKALVFALHDHGAFKGKYITTYVAKTLQLSRTTVFNYLKQVRS
- a CDS encoding catalase — its product is MDIRIKSCVVLSISLALTVQAETLTRDNGAPVGDNQNSITAGHNGSVLLQDVQLIQKLQRFARERIPERVVHARGTGVHGEFVASDNLSDLTQAAPFAAQGKVTPVFVRFSTVIHSKGSPETLRDPRGFATRFYSDQGNWDLVGNNLPVFFIRDAIKFPDMVHSLKPSPITNIQDPNRYFDFFSHEGTATNMLTWVYTNLGTPSSYRKMDGWGVHAYKFINDDNQVKYVKFHWKSQQGVEGLRPNEVTEMQAKNFNHLTDDLYTQINQGNFPKWDLKVKVLSPEDLSKFDYNPLDATKMWLDVPETTVGTMTLNRVPDNFFQETEQVAFAPSNLIPGIEPSEDKLLQGRIFSYADTQLYRLGANLSQIPINQTQVKVVNHNQDGASNQGHTASDINYQPSTHLALAEDNRYRSVNTALTGSVQQKVIHQQDNFTQAGIFYRGLSKQDKSDLITNLSGDLGQVEDGNVKHQMLSYFYRADKDFGKRLTKAVDGDLSEVKQRAKM